Genomic DNA from Salinibacter pepae:
GACGGCCTTGATTTTCATCAACCAGATCCGAATGAAGATCGGGGTGATGTTCGGGAACCCGGAGACAACTTCCGGCGGCCGCGCGCTGAAGTTCTACTCCTCGGTCCGCATGGACATTCGCCGGATTGGAGCCGTCAAGGACGGGCAGGATGTCGTGGGCAATCGCACGCGCGTGAAGGTGAAGAAGAACAAGGTGGCACCTCCGTTCAAGGAGGCGGAGTTTGACCTGATCTACGGGGAGGGCATCTCGTCGCTCGGAGAGATTATTGACCTGGGCACGGAGTACGACATTCTTCAGAAGCGTGGGTCCTGGTACTCGTACCAGGACGAAACCATCGCCCAGGGACGCGAAAACACGAAAGAGTGGCTGGAGGAAAACGACGAGCAGCGTGACGAGATCAAGTCGGCCCTGCGTGGGGAAATTGGGCTTGCGACGGTCGAAGAGGACTCCGAGGAGGACGAAGAGGAGGCGGAAGCCGCCGCTGAAGAAGCGTAGGCTCATGGCCGTCCGACGGTGCCTGCACGGATTGATCTGGCCGCTGCTCGTCATCCTGATGCACGTGGGAGGGCACGAGGCGGCCCGGGCACAGCCCTCGCGCCCCTCGCCGGAATCTGCCAGCTCCCGCTTCTGTGAGGCGGCCCCCGACCGCCCCCTCGATGTACGCGGCCTTGCGCTTCTCTACTGCACGAGGCAGCCGGCGCTCACGGGTGGGGTGTGGGGGGCGCACCAATCGGCCCGTCCCGTGTTCTACGGGGCCGTCCCGCTTGCCTGGGGGGGCGCGGTGCTCACTGAATCCCCCGCCGCGCGGGCTGCCGCCTACCGGTTGACCCTCACCCAAGGGCTCACGTACGGGGTTGTGGTTGGGGCGAAGCACGTGGTGGGGCGCCCCCGCCCGTACGTCCATCGGCCGTTGGAGGCGCGCGCCGATCGTCACCGACCGCCGGCCCCCGGAGATGCACATCTCTCGTTCCCGTCCGGGCATGCGTCCCTCTCGGCGGCCCTCGTGACCTCCTGGGGGCTGTCGTATCCGCGATGGTACGTCGTGGGCCCCGGTGCGCTCTGGGCGGCGGGCGTGGCGCTAAGCCGGGTGCATCTTGGGGTGCACTATCCCAGCGACGTACTGGTCGGAACGGTGTTGGGGACGGGCATTGCCCTGCTCGTTCACCAACTCCGCCGCGCGGTGACACCTCCCTCGCTCCGGGCCTCTTCCGACTTGTCTCTCGGCCCTCCTCTGGTCCTGCGGGTCACCTTTTGAGTGACGCGAAGTGTCAGGAGGAGCCTCGGCCGATGGCTGACACCCGTGCCCTGCGCCGACCACTGAGCTCCGTTCCGGCGCCTGGTACGCGGGGACAGAACGGCGCGTGCTGTCTTCGGGCGTGCCCATCGCAGTCCAGGCGGGCGGGGCGACACGGACCGGCTGCGCCGCCCGCGCAGGCGCCGCCGCGGTTCGGGGGACGGGTTGGGCAGACGCGCGCCGCCGTTCGTCCTCCATGCGCCCCTGTGCGTCGGGGGAGCCCCCATGCTCCCATCGCCGAGCGCCCGTAAATTCTGAAATGAAAACCCCTTCTGAAAAAACGAGGGACAGGTATGCGTCTTCACACGCTGGCCTGTATACTGGCATCGTGTTCGTCCATCCTCCTCATCAAGGTCGCAATGTCGATGGCCACTGTGCATCCGTTTCGGGCCGTGCGCCCCCGTCCTCAACACTTCGAAGAAATTGCGTCGGTGCCGTACGACGTCGTCGATACGTCCGAGGCGCGCGACCGGGCCGAAGGGAAGCCGCGGAGCTTCCTGCACGTGGCCCGGCCCGAGATTGACCTGGCCCCGGAGCGGGATCCCTACGAAGACGCCGTGTACGAACAGGGGGCCGTCAATTTGCGCCGGTTTGTAGAGGCGGACTACACGGTGCGGGAGGAGGCCCCCACCGTCTACGTCTACCGCCTCGCAATGGACGGCCGCGAGCAGACGGGCGTGTTCGGGGGCGTGTCGGTCGCCGAATACGACGAGGGCACCATCGTGAAGCATGAAGAGACGCGCCCCGCCAAAGAAGACGACCGGACCCGGCACATCCTCGCGCAGCAGGCCCACGCCGAGCCCGTCATGCTGACGTACCGTGACGACGAGACGATTCATTCGCTCGTGTCGGACGTGCAGGCACAGGACCCGCTGTACGACTTTGAGGCGGAGGATGGCGTACGGCACACGGTGTGGAAGGCCCCGGCGCCGGGCCCGCTCGTCGAGGCGTTTCAGAACGTCGAGCACCTCTACATCGCAGACGGACACCATCGGTGCAAGGCGGCCAGCCGGGCCGCGGCGACACTGCGCCAATCAGAGGAGGCCGAGGCGGACGTCCCCGGGTATGAGATGTTCACCGCGGTCCTCTTTCCCATGAGTCACATGCACATCATGGCCTACAACCGGATCGTCCACGAGCTGCCCACTTCACCCCGTGACTTCTTGGCGCAGCTGGCCCGCGACTTCGAGCTGACCCGCAACGTGGACGACCCGGTGCCGGCCCGGAAGGGACACGTGTGCCTGTATCTGGACGGGGCCTGGCACCGATTGGCCCTGCCGGAGCCGGAAGGCGACCGGGGGGTCGATCGACTGGACGTGTCGCGCCTGAGCGAGCACCTGCTGGAGCCTCGGCTCGGCATCAGCGATCAGCGGCGGGACCCCAACATTGACTTCGTCGGCGGCATTCGGGGGACGGACGCGCTGGAGGCCCGGGTGGAGAGCGGAGCGGCCCAACTGGCCATTAGCATGTACCCGACCCATATTGAAGAGCTGGTGGCGGTCTCGGACGAGGGGAGCTTGATGCCCCCGAAGTCCACCTGGTTCGAGCCCAAGCTTCGGAGCGGGCTGCTGGTGCACGACTTCGCCGAAGATGTGCCCGACGACGCGTCGGGGGCGCTCGCGGCCTAGGCATGGGCATGGCCCGGAGCACCGGTCGACGGCCCCCTGGGCGATGCCCACAAGGCGGGGCGGGTCTACTCCACGAACAGGAGGTCGATCTCGCGGTCCTCGACGCTGGCGCTCGCCACCTCCACACGGACCGAATCGCCGGGCCGGTAGGAGGTGCCGTTGTTTTCGCCCCGAAGCGTGTACGTCGACTCGTCGTACACGTAGTAGTCGTTCATTTCGCGGACGTGGACCAGTCCCTCCACGAGCAGGTCGGTGATCTCGACGAAGACCCCAAACTTCGTCACGCCGCTGACGACCCCGTCGAATTCTTCGCCGACGTGGTTCTTCACGTACTCGACCTGCTTGAGCTTCACGGACTCCCGCTCGGCCTCCTCGGCGTTTCGCTCCTGTTCGGAGCAGTGCTCGCACCGAGCCGCGAGGTCTTCGATGTCGGCGGGGGAGCCGCCCTTGGCGTACCGCTTTAGGAGCCGGTGCACCATGAGGTCGGGGTACCGCCGGATGGGGCTCGTGAAGTGGGAGTAGTAGTCGAAGCCCAGGCCGTAGTGGCCGATGTTGCCGACGGCGTACTCGGCCTTCGACATGGCGCGGAGCGCCGCCCGCACGATGACCTGCTCCTCGGGCTGGCCCTGGACCTCGTCGATAAGGGCCCCAAGGTCTGAGGAACGTGCGTTGCCGTCGGTCAGGGGCAGTTCGTGGTCGAAGACGCGAACGTATTCGGCGAGCTGCTGAATCTCTTCGCTGTCTGGGCTGTCGTGCACCCGGTACACGAACGGAAGCGGCTCGTCGGTGCCGTTCGAGCGGTGGCGGTCCACGTGCTCCGGCGCGGCGATGTGCTTCGCAACGGTTCGGTTGGCGAGCAGCATGAACTCTTCAATGAGGCGGTTGGCCTGGAGCCGTTCCTTCCGCACAATGTTCGTGGGGGTGCCGTCGTCGTCCAGGATCACATTCACCTCGTCGGAGCCGAAGTCGATGGCGCCCTCCTGCATCCGGCGCCGGGTGATGGTTTTGGCAAGCCGGTTGGCCTGCACCACGTCCGCCGCCATCTTGTCGTCGGGGTAGCCGCCCTCGATGTAGTTCTGGGCACGGTCGTAGGTGAGGCGCTCCTTCGAGTGGATGACCGTTTCGCAAATCTCGTAGTCCACCACGTCGCCCTCCGTCGTCAGCTCCATCAAGATGGAGAAGGCGAGCTTGTCCTCGTGGGGCCGCAGGGAGCAGACCTTGTTCGAGAGCTTCTCGGGGAGCATGGGGACGGTGCGGTCCACGAGGTACACGCTCGTGCCGCGCTCCAGCGCCTCGGCGTCGATGGCCGTGTCGGGCTCGACGTAATGGCTCACGTCCGCGATGTGGACGCCCACCTCGTAGTTGCCGTTGTCGAGCGCCTCGACGTGGATGGCGTCGTCAAAGTCCTTGGCGTCGACCGGGTCGATCGTAAAGATCGGCTTGTCGCGCAGGTCGCGACGGCACTCAATCTCGTCCTCGGGAATCTTTACGGGAATGCCCTCGGCCTCGGCCTGCACCTCGTCGGGGAAGTCGGCCTTCACGTCCATGCTCATGGCGAGGGACAGAACCCGCACGTTCGGGTCGTCCGACGGGCCGATGACCCGGAGAATGCGCCCCTCGGGGGAGGCCTTCCGGTCGTCGAACCGGTCGATGGACACCATGACCTTTTCGCCGTCCTTCGCGCCGCTGAACGCATCCGGCGCGACGTAGACGTCCTGCAGGATGCGCTGGTCGTCCGGCTCCACGAAGGCGAAGTCGCTGCGGTGGTGAAAGGTGCCGACCACCTCGGTGCAGCGCCGCTCGACCACCTCAAGGACTTCACACTCGCGCTTTTTGTCTTCCGGCGCCCGGGCGGCCACGGCCACGCGAACGAGATCGCCGTGGAGGGCTTCGCCCATGTTCGCCTCCCGGATGAAGAACTCCTCGTCCTGATCCGTGGCCTGGACGAAGCCAAAGCCCTTGTCGTGACACTGGAGGACCCCGGTGTGCTGGCGCGTGGTGGCCTTGGTCTTGTATTTTCGGCCGTCGCGCTCCACGCGCTGCTGGGCGGTCATCTCTGCGAGCACGTCGCAGAACTGGAGGTAGGTCTCGTTGTCCTCAATGCCGAGCCCGTTCGCAATCTCGTGGGAGCGGTGGGCGTCATTGGGGTGTTCTCGTAGAAAGGCGAGAATGTCCTGTCGAAGGCGATCAGCTTGCGTCTCCGTAATGGCGGTAGGGTTCTGTGCTAAAAAGGAATCAGTGTGAATCTTGTACTCCGCAACGACCGCCTGCCCGTCGGCGTTCGAACCGCACGAAAAAGTCATACGGGTTCGTTCTGGTCGGAGGGGGGCTGCGCCCCGGGGGAGGCCGTCGAATCGGAGGGGGGACGGGCGCTTTGCGCGACCGGATCGGGGGCGGGGTTGTCCTCGTCGTCCGGTGCAGGGTCGGTCGGCAACATCCAGCCAAAGATGCTGTGGAAGAGGGCTCGCCAGGTCGAGAACTGGGTCTGATACGAGACGCCGGCCCCGCGGCTGCTTGTAAGGGCGCGGCTTGGGGTCAGCTCATCCCCGGTGCGCCGGTAGAAGACCTTCGCACTGACGCTGGGGCTGAGCCGCACCTCCACCACGAATTCCCCCTGCGGCCCGCCGGCGCGCTGGGCGTCCGAGTCGGCCGGGTCGTCGCTGGTATAAACCCCTTCGCCCCGGATGATGAGGCGTTCGTTGAGCAGGCGCAGGGCCACGCCATAGATCAGGTCCAGGTTGCTTGGGTCTTCGCCCTGCACGCCAAAGTTGAGGTCTACGTTCGGGAGGGCCTCCCCGAGATACCGATTGAGCTGGCTCGACACGAGCTGGGACACGCTGTTGAACGCCAGCTGGTTGCCCGCCGTCGTCAACTGGTTGCCCTCGCCGTCGGATCGGGCCGTACCGTTTTGGGTGATCGACTCGGTGGTGAGGAGAAATGTGTTCGTCAGCAGCACGCTCGTGGCGTACTCCGTGGTCCGGGCGGGCTGGTTGAGAACGGCGTCGAGGGTCTCGGAGCCAATCAGGTTTCGCTCTTCACTCCGCGTCATGGACAGGCTCAGGTCCACCTGGGGCGAGGCCACCCGGCCACTGATGGCCAGTTGAACCGTGACGGGGATGCGTCCGCTGTAGCCGTCAAAGCCCGGCAGCCCGGAGGGGGAGGCCCGGGTGCGGTACTCGGCATCCAGGTCCAGCTGGGCGTTGGTGGGGCTTCCGTCCCAGGTAATCGTCCCCTGGCTGATGGCGAAGCGCCGCACGAAGACCTCTCCGGCCGTGAACAAATAGGTGCCGCTGGTCGCGTCGAAGCTCCCGTAGACCGAAAAATCGCCCTCTTCCCGCTGCAACTGGACCCGGCCGGAGCCGACGACCGTCACCACGTCCCCCACCAGTGGATCGAAGACGAGGTTGACCGTCGACTCGTCCGGGGCGATGACGTTGAGGTCCAGGTTGAGGCCCTCAACGAAGGAGGGCACCCCGGCGGGGCGGTCGGCTAGAATATTGGGCCGGCGCGTCAACTGCGACACGGCGGGCGTCCGGCCCGTGGAGTCGGCAAAGACGATGAAGCCCGCGTCCTCCTCCACCGTCCGTCCGGAGACGGGGATGTACAGTTCACTGTCCGGCGTCGTCCGGGCTGCGTTTGATTCGAGGGTGGCGTCGGGGAGCGGGCCGTTGAGGTGGAGAGGGCCTGATCCCCGAATGCGGCCGTAGAAGGGGAGGTCCTCGGCCTGCGATACGTCGATCACCGTGATGCCGTCCAGCGAGGCCGATAGGTCGAAAGAGAAGTACTGGTAGTCGTTGAACAGGATGCTTCCCTCCACGGTGGCCGTGCCCTCCTCGTCTTGAACCCGGAGCGTGCGGGCGTGGATGCCGCGCTTGTCCACCTCCACGGGGCCCTCCACCTCGTAGGCCAGGCCGAAGACGGGCAGCCGGACGGCCCCGTTCACGATGTCGAAGTCCGCCTCGAACCGAGGGTCCCGGACCCGGCCCCCGATATGGAGCGGGCCGCTCACGAACCCACGCACCCCGGCCACGCGCTCCTCGAAGATGTACCGAAAGAAAAAGAGGTCCGCGCGCTCGACATCCACCGAAAGGTCGAGGGTTTCTCCCGGCGGCAGGGCCGACGCCCGTTCGGGGGGCGCTGCGCGCGCCCATTCCGGGAGGCGCACCCGGCCCGACACGGAAATGTCATTGGGCTCCACGGCCCGTGCGCCCGACGGAACCAGCGCCGGGCCCGTGAGCTGTTTCATGGTCTGGGCCTTCGAGCGGAGCCGCCCCTCCACACGGAGGTCTGGGGACCGGGCGGCGTAGGCCATACGGAGGCGGGCAGAGCCCAGGACGCGGCGGTCGAAGGAGAGGCGTTGCACGGCCAGGTCACTGACCAGCTCGGGGCGGCTCAGCGCGCTCCGCAGACGAACCTTGCCGTCCAGGTTGCCACCGATAAGCTGGGGCAGTCCCAGTGCTTGCGAGAGGGGAGGAAGGTAGACGTTCCGGGCCTTCACGGCCAACGTATCTGAGGGGCGTGCCGAGACGGTGCCGCCAAGCCGGATCGTCTGTAGGGACGGGGTGTCGGGGTGGGGCTGCTGAATCGTAAGCGGGGCGACGACGAAGGCATCCGAGTAGGCCCGCAGAGACGCAGGTGCGGCATTGGTCCACTCGTTGCCGCCGATGCTTGCCGATACCTCCCGGAGGCGCAACTCATTGGCCCGTGGCGTGATGCGAAGCCCCCCGGACAGGCGAACCGAATCGGCGATCCCGACGCTGTCCGCCCGTGCCTGAATTCGTCCGGTGCGGCCCCCGTAGGCGAGAGAAACAGCGGTGTTCTTGAGGGCGGGCCCCCCTAGCGTCGCCCGTCCGGCCGAGACGGTTGCCGTCGCCAGGGTCGACTGCGCGAGAGGGGCATCGACGTGGCTGGACACGTCGTACTCGGCCCGCAGGTCCGTTACGGTATTCGGGCCGGCCCGAACAAAATCGGCCGAAACATGCCCGGCGGTGTGGAGGCTATCGGGGCCGACAGAGAGCCGAGTCTCGGCGGTGAGGTTTTCGGTCCCCTCCGGAAAGGCGGGCCACCAGGCACTCACGATTTTCGGCTGGAGAATCCGCATCTCGGCCTGAGCCTCAAGGGGACCCCGAGCCTGGAAGGAGGCTCGCGATGAGGCATCTATCGGCAGGTAGAGGGAAGGCTGGGCGGAGGACCGTTGGCGGGAGGGCACGGGCTTGTCGCGCTCGCGCCGAACTGCATTTCGGAGCTTCGCGCCCCAGGTTTGGGCGGCCGTCCAGAGGGGCGGGCCGAGCGAGGTGCCGTCGGCCGTGAGACGAAGCACGGAGCCGCTCAACTCCACACGCGGGCGCCCGGCGGCACGGTCGGCCAGGCGGAGGGCGACGGAGTGCGGGGGCAAGGTCATCGTGCTGTCCCCGCGATTCACCCGAGAACTGTCCACCTGTAGTACGGCCGTCCCGGCGAGGGAGCGCCACTGGCCCCCCCGCCCCCCGATCGTGAGGCGCGCATTCAACTGGGTAGAGGGGGCGGTCGGGCCCACGATGGACCCCAGATCGAGGTCGGAGCCGGTCACGGTGGCCGTGTAGGTCGGCCGGCGATCGAGATTCTGGGCCGCCCCGTTCACGTAAAGCCGCCCGCCATTGTCCTGCCGAACACTGAGGGTGCCATTCGTGCTGTCCCCGTCGATCGAGAGCGTGCCGTCGGCGGAGGCAAAGGAGCGCCCGGCAACCCGAGAGCCTGCGAGGGACACCTCCACCACGCCCTGCAGGCTGCCGAGTTGGATGCCCGTTCCGCTGCCCTCGACGCGGCCCGACAGTTGGCTCGTCAGGGCCGGCCGGCCGGTCAGGGGCGCAAGATTGAGGCTGTCCGCTTCGAGCGTGCCGTTGTACGAGAGGCCGGAAGCCGACGACCGGGCCACGGCCAGCGACCCCCGGACCGCTCCGTGTGGGCTTTCCATGGCGAGACGGGTCGTGAGGTCGAACGTGCGGGGGCCGGCCGGGGCGTCGGCGGTGGTGCCCTGCAGCGAGCCAGTGAGGTTGAACGGAGTGCCATCGACGGCGGGCACGGGAGGAGCGGACGGCCACACGTCGCGAACATCCTTCGGGACGAGCCGACCCTCCGTGAGGCGAAGATCCATCGCAAGCCCCCCGCGGGCCTGGCGGAGGGTTCCGCTCAGGGTCGCGACGGAAGCATCATGGGTGATCGTAACGTCGTCCGCGCGGAGTCGGCGTGCGGTCCCCTCCAGCGTGCCTTCGAGCGTCACCACGTCCGCGAGCGGAAGCCGGGGAACGATGCGCCGGAGCTCGCCCTGGTCGATTCGGCTCCGGTCCAGGCGCACCGAGACCTGGGGCGACGCTCCGTCGGCCCCGCCGGGTTGAATAGAGGCTTCCCCCCGAATGCGGGTCGTATCCAGGGACAAATCCACCCCCCGAATCGACCAGCCATCCGGCGTCTGTTGGATCTGGCCCTCAAGGAAAGAGACACGGAGGTCCTCGCCCGGCATGGAAAACGACCCGTTGTTGAGGTCGACGAAGCGCCTCGTTCCCGTCCGTTGCGCAA
This window encodes:
- a CDS encoding DUF1015 domain-containing protein; translated protein: MRLHTLACILASCSSILLIKVAMSMATVHPFRAVRPRPQHFEEIASVPYDVVDTSEARDRAEGKPRSFLHVARPEIDLAPERDPYEDAVYEQGAVNLRRFVEADYTVREEAPTVYVYRLAMDGREQTGVFGGVSVAEYDEGTIVKHEETRPAKEDDRTRHILAQQAHAEPVMLTYRDDETIHSLVSDVQAQDPLYDFEAEDGVRHTVWKAPAPGPLVEAFQNVEHLYIADGHHRCKAASRAAATLRQSEEAEADVPGYEMFTAVLFPMSHMHIMAYNRIVHELPTSPRDFLAQLARDFELTRNVDDPVPARKGHVCLYLDGAWHRLALPEPEGDRGVDRLDVSRLSEHLLEPRLGISDQRRDPNIDFVGGIRGTDALEARVESGAAQLAISMYPTHIEELVAVSDEGSLMPPKSTWFEPKLRSGLLVHDFAEDVPDDASGALAA
- the rnr gene encoding ribonuclease R, coding for MTFSCGSNADGQAVVAEYKIHTDSFLAQNPTAITETQADRLRQDILAFLREHPNDAHRSHEIANGLGIEDNETYLQFCDVLAEMTAQQRVERDGRKYKTKATTRQHTGVLQCHDKGFGFVQATDQDEEFFIREANMGEALHGDLVRVAVAARAPEDKKRECEVLEVVERRCTEVVGTFHHRSDFAFVEPDDQRILQDVYVAPDAFSGAKDGEKVMVSIDRFDDRKASPEGRILRVIGPSDDPNVRVLSLAMSMDVKADFPDEVQAEAEGIPVKIPEDEIECRRDLRDKPIFTIDPVDAKDFDDAIHVEALDNGNYEVGVHIADVSHYVEPDTAIDAEALERGTSVYLVDRTVPMLPEKLSNKVCSLRPHEDKLAFSILMELTTEGDVVDYEICETVIHSKERLTYDRAQNYIEGGYPDDKMAADVVQANRLAKTITRRRMQEGAIDFGSDEVNVILDDDGTPTNIVRKERLQANRLIEEFMLLANRTVAKHIAAPEHVDRHRSNGTDEPLPFVYRVHDSPDSEEIQQLAEYVRVFDHELPLTDGNARSSDLGALIDEVQGQPEEQVIVRAALRAMSKAEYAVGNIGHYGLGFDYYSHFTSPIRRYPDLMVHRLLKRYAKGGSPADIEDLAARCEHCSEQERNAEEAERESVKLKQVEYVKNHVGEEFDGVVSGVTKFGVFVEITDLLVEGLVHVREMNDYYVYDESTYTLRGENNGTSYRPGDSVRVEVASASVEDREIDLLFVE
- a CDS encoding translocation/assembly module TamB domain-containing protein; its protein translation is MPDSSNRRSLTQPLWRAFRVAFAAVMVGVVFFVGLTRTEVGRDQIRQHVEARFNQQFQGTLSIDSLSGSLLTNLEASGVQLRAPSGTLVGTVDEIQATPQWANLLTAELSIQSLALIRPHLVLRRDSSGGWNAANAVRQVSPSTSGSALDLTFADIEVRRGRVTTTRGGSVPDLVRQGWLFDYTRTTVRDLSFSAVAQRTGTRRFVDLNNGSFSMPGEDLRVSFLEGQIQQTPDGWSIRGVDLSLDTTRIRGEASIQPGGADGASPQVSVRLDRSRIDQGELRRIVPRLPLADVVTLEGTLEGTARRLRADDVTITHDASVATLSGTLRQARGGLAMDLRLTEGRLVPKDVRDVWPSAPPVPAVDGTPFNLTGSLQGTTADAPAGPRTFDLTTRLAMESPHGAVRGSLAVARSSASGLSYNGTLEADSLNLAPLTGRPALTSQLSGRVEGSGTGIQLGSLQGVVEVSLAGSRVAGRSFASADGTLSIDGDSTNGTLSVRQDNGGRLYVNGAAQNLDRRPTYTATVTGSDLDLGSIVGPTAPSTQLNARLTIGGRGGQWRSLAGTAVLQVDSSRVNRGDSTMTLPPHSVALRLADRAAGRPRVELSGSVLRLTADGTSLGPPLWTAAQTWGAKLRNAVRRERDKPVPSRQRSSAQPSLYLPIDASSRASFQARGPLEAQAEMRILQPKIVSAWWPAFPEGTENLTAETRLSVGPDSLHTAGHVSADFVRAGPNTVTDLRAEYDVSSHVDAPLAQSTLATATVSAGRATLGGPALKNTAVSLAYGGRTGRIQARADSVGIADSVRLSGGLRITPRANELRLREVSASIGGNEWTNAAPASLRAYSDAFVVAPLTIQQPHPDTPSLQTIRLGGTVSARPSDTLAVKARNVYLPPLSQALGLPQLIGGNLDGKVRLRSALSRPELVSDLAVQRLSFDRRVLGSARLRMAYAARSPDLRVEGRLRSKAQTMKQLTGPALVPSGARAVEPNDISVSGRVRLPEWARAAPPERASALPPGETLDLSVDVERADLFFFRYIFEERVAGVRGFVSGPLHIGGRVRDPRFEADFDIVNGAVRLPVFGLAYEVEGPVEVDKRGIHARTLRVQDEEGTATVEGSILFNDYQYFSFDLSASLDGITVIDVSQAEDLPFYGRIRGSGPLHLNGPLPDATLESNAARTTPDSELYIPVSGRTVEEDAGFIVFADSTGRTPAVSQLTRRPNILADRPAGVPSFVEGLNLDLNVIAPDESTVNLVFDPLVGDVVTVVGSGRVQLQREEGDFSVYGSFDATSGTYLFTAGEVFVRRFAISQGTITWDGSPTNAQLDLDAEYRTRASPSGLPGFDGYSGRIPVTVQLAISGRVASPQVDLSLSMTRSEERNLIGSETLDAVLNQPARTTEYATSVLLTNTFLLTTESITQNGTARSDGEGNQLTTAGNQLAFNSVSQLVSSQLNRYLGEALPNVDLNFGVQGEDPSNLDLIYGVALRLLNERLIIRGEGVYTSDDPADSDAQRAGGPQGEFVVEVRLSPSVSAKVFYRRTGDELTPSRALTSSRGAGVSYQTQFSTWRALFHSIFGWMLPTDPAPDDEDNPAPDPVAQSARPPSDSTASPGAQPPSDQNEPV
- a CDS encoding phosphatase PAP2 family protein, translated to MAVRRCLHGLIWPLLVILMHVGGHEAARAQPSRPSPESASSRFCEAAPDRPLDVRGLALLYCTRQPALTGGVWGAHQSARPVFYGAVPLAWGGAVLTESPAARAAAYRLTLTQGLTYGVVVGAKHVVGRPRPYVHRPLEARADRHRPPAPGDAHLSFPSGHASLSAALVTSWGLSYPRWYVVGPGALWAAGVALSRVHLGVHYPSDVLVGTVLGTGIALLVHQLRRAVTPPSLRASSDLSLGPPLVLRVTF